In Alphaproteobacteria bacterium, the genomic stretch TCAAAATCATATTGTCCCTCATTTTTGTTTTTGTGCATCTCCGCTATGAGGCTTTCCGCCTTGTCCGCGACGCAACGGGCCTTCTCAATCTCTCCCACCAATAGATGAGCCCAGGCTCGTAGATAAACGACGTTGGCATAACGGTCCCGGAGGTCAGGGGGAAGCTCTTCGACAAAGTCGATAAAGAGCTCCTGATGTCCTTCATGCAAAAGCTGACGGCCACATTTGTCGACTAACACAGCCGCTCGATCAAAGTATTTGGCTCGGAGAGCGTGACGAGCGGCTTCAGTCGTCCGGTCATGATCTTCGAACCAGCGGCTCGCACGCAGGTGAAGAAGCTTTCTCCGGTCGGGCATCAAGCGGGCAAGCCTGCGCTCGAGAAAATCCAGAAAAACGGCATGAAACCGGAACCACTCATTTTCGGCATCAACGAAAAATAGGAACAAGTTCTTGTCATATATCTTAGTAATGAAACTCTCACTGTCGTCATGCCCCCGGAGTGCATTTGCCAAGCTGGGTGAGACCTCGTCCACGACAGAAATGTCCAACAGAAAGAGCTGCTCATCCTTGGGTAGCTTGGAAAACACGCTCTCTTCAATAAACTCGTGCAGCATACCCAGGGTATCCTTGGAAACATGCCGAAGCTGCTCGATGTCACTCGACGTTTTCCCCGAGACCGCGGCAAGCTGCAGGCCAATGGGCCAGCCTTCCATGGCCTCGTTCAGATCAAAAATTTCCTCATGGGAAAGACCAGAGATAAATCCGTTTTCAATCAAGTGAGACAGATCCTCCTCCCCGAAGCGAAGTAAATCGCTACCCACGGTATTTGCGAGGCCGCGGGCTTTTATCTGCCCAAGCTCCAGAGGTAGAGCGGCGCGGCTTGCCAAGCTGTAATGGGTATTCGACGGCGAGAATCTGATAAGATATTCAACGGCCTTATGGACCCGAGGATTGCTGATCAAATGGTAATCATCAAGCATGACCACGAAATTCCGGTCTGCACCGGCCATGACGTTCAGAAAATCTGTGGCTGGAGAATTCGGGATGCCCCTCTCAAGGGCGAGGCCACCTCCAATTTTCGACTGATTAATCTGCTCTTGGAGAGCAAAATCCAGATGCTGGTGAAATCGGGCCAAGTTGTTGTCGGCCTCGTCCATAGAGAGCCAGACGACCGCCACACCATGGGGAATAAGATCTTTGCGCCATTGGGCGAGAAAGGTGGTCTTGCCAAAACCGGCGGGTGCAACAACTAGAGTCAGGAGAGTTTCCCTGCGGAGGATTTTCTCCGTTATCGGCGCAAAAATCCGCTTCCGATTAATCAGCCGCGTGCCGAGGATCGGCGGACGCAGTTTCGTATATAGGATCGATGGCATCTTAGCCCCCGGAAGTCCGACAATGGTATCTCAACGCGGGGAGCGAATAAATGATCGCCATGTGTGCCCTTATCAGGCTGATATATTTAAAAAATATTCGGTACCCCACATCCTGACCGTCTGGATGCGTCGTCACCATTCACGGCAACCGCAACTGCACTGCCGCCGGCACCGTTGCCTCGATGGAAACCAGCCACAAAGGTTGTGGCTGTCAGTGTGACGCGGACGTCGAGGGGCGGATACAGTTCAAAGGCCCTCGGCTCGCGCGAGAAATTCCAAAGCCGGAACAGGCACCATTCGGATCTGCGCTCGTCCGCCACTGTGAGTCCGTTGCGTGTGATGTGGAACGGCGTCCGTTCCCACCCTTTCGTCGTCTTTACCTCGATCAGGCGTGACCGACCGTCCGACGCAAAACTCGCGATGTCGTAGCCTGCGCCATCCCCGTCTTCCTCGGATACCCAACGGATCCTTCGCGCCAGGTCATCACGCCCCGCCGATCGTACCGATGCCTGCTCATGCGCCAGCACGAGCTCCTCGCCGGCAGGAGGGCATGGTCCTTTTGTATTTCGTGATCGATCGCGGCGGACGCGTCCTGGAATACGGCGTGCCGCAGAGCTTTGGGCACGGGCTCCTGGACGACGCCGTCAGGGCCATGATCGAACGCGCCCAGCCCTTGCCGCACCCGCCGGAAACGGTTGCGGGACTCCGCCTGGAACTTGTCGTACCGGTCTGATTCGTCCTGCGATAAACAATCTTGTCGTCGCTTTTCTGCCGGAACCCCTGGCACAAGCCCGGGCCTGGTCAATGCCAATGGCGCAAAGGGCGTGAGCGGCGGGGCAGCCTGGACCGAAGCGCAAGAGATCACGCGCAGGGATGGCTTCGCCAGCGCCCTACGGAGAAGCGAAAGATGGACGGACGAACTCGGACTGCTTGTGGCGCTGCACGGGGACGGGGCTGGCCAGGGAAGAAACCGGCTTCCGGAGATGGCGGAGGGGAAGGGATTCGAACCCTCGGTACGGCTTAAAACCGTACAACGGTTTAGCAAACCGCCGCCTTCGACCACTCGGCCACCCCTCCGTCCGGCTGGTTCTACCCAGCGGGGTCGCGGATTGTCAACGAATCCCGGCTCTGGCCGGAACCTCTATATCCCGCTCAGGTCAAACGCGCCAGCGCCGTCTTGAGTGACCGGTTCTCCGTCGCCAGGCGATCGATCTGTTCGCGCAGGGGCGCCAGGGCGGCGTCCATCTCCTCGAGGGTCAGGCGCTGGGGGATGTGTTGCGGGCAATTCCAATCGAGGGCCGCGATGGCGATGACGACCGCCCGCTCCGGCCGGGCGTCATAGCCAGGGGTCATCAGGCCGGCGACGAGATCGGGATCGGCCGCGAGTTCGACGAGCCGCGCGCGGCCCCAGATTTTCAGCCGGCGGCGATTGGCATAATCCATCAGGATCATCGAGATCCGGTCGTCGTCCGCGAGGTTGCCGGTGCTCAGATACTGCCGGTTGCCGCGGTAATCGGCATAGGCGATCGTGCGCTCATCGAGCACGCGC encodes the following:
- a CDS encoding TonB family protein, translating into MVLLYFVIDRGGRVLEYGVPQSFGHGLLDDAVRAMIERAQPLPHPPETVAGLRLELVVPV
- a CDS encoding pyridoxamine 5'-phosphate oxidase family protein, which translates into the protein MTRAFAEIAFTPAVREVQARQGSAAAYDRFLAADASPGDRLGPEEAGFIADRDGFYQATVSASGWPYVQFRGGPAGFLRVLDERTIAYADYRGNRQYLSTGNLADDDRISMILMDYANRRRLKIWGRARLVELAADPDLVAGLMTPGYDARPERAVVIAIAALDWNCPQHIPQRLTLEEMDAALAPLREQIDRLATENRSLKTALARLT